CGCCCGCGCGGCGATCACCGCCCATCTGATCCGCAATCACGGCGTCAGCATCGTCGCGCTCGAGGCGGACTGGCCCGACGCCGCCGCGGTGAACCGGCTGGTGCGCGGCCGGCCCGTCGACCGCGGCGAACCGCCCTTTCAGCGCTTTCCGCAATGGATGTGGCGCAATGCGGAATTCTTCGCTTTCGTCGACTGGCTGCGCGGCTGGAACCTCGGCCATCCCGAAATGCAGGCCGGCCTCTACGGGCTCGATATGTACAGCCTCTATGGCTCGATCCGCGCGGTGCTGGACTATCTTGACCAGATCGACCCGGAAGCCGCCGCGCTGGCGCGCGAGCGCTATGCCTGCCTGGAGCCATGGACGCGGGCGGCGGGGCCGGCCGCGGCCGATGCCCGGCTGCGCGCCTGCGAGGAAGCCGTCATCCGCCAGTGCCGCGAGCTTCTGGAGCGCAGGATGCGCTATGAGCCGCGCGATCCCGACGCCTTCCTGGACGCGGCGCAGAACGCCCGGCTGATCACCGCGGCCGAGCGTTACTATCGCCTGATGCATCACGGCGGGGCCTCGTCCTGGAACCTGCGCGACCGGCATATGTTCGAGACCCTGTGTCACCTGATGGAGCGCGACGGCGCCAAGGCGGTGGTCTGGGCGCATAATTCGCATATCGGCGACGCGCGCGAAACCACGATGGGCACCAAGCTGGGCGAGCTGAACCTGGGCCAGCTCTGCCGCGAGAAATGGGGCGACGCGGTGGCGCTTCTGGGCTTCGGCACGCATGGCGGCACGGTGGCCGCGGCCTCGGCTTGGGACGCCGAGATGGAGGTCAAGGCGCTGCGCCCGGCGCGGCCCGGCAGTTTCGAGGCCGCCTGCCACGACGCCGGACAGTCCAGCTTCCTGCTGGAGCTGGGCGACGCCGCGCCGGAACTGGCCGGCGCCGCGCCGCTGCTGCAACGCTTCATCGGCGTCATCTATCGCCCCGAAAGCGAGCTGATGAGCCATTACCTCGAGACGCGGCCGGCCCGGCAATACGACGGCTGGGTCTGGTTCGACGAAACCTCGGCCGTCGATGCCGCCCCGGCCCGCGGCGCCAAGGACGGCATTCCCGAAACCTGGCCATGGGGCTTGTGATGAACATCGACCTGGTGCTTCCCAATCGTGACGCGGCGGGCCGCATGCTGGCCGACCGGCTGGAATCCTATCGCGACGGCCGCAATGTCGTGCTGGCCCTGCCGCGCGGCGGGGTTCCGGTCGGGCTTCAGATCGCGCGGCGGTTGCAGGCGCCGATGGACCTGCTGATGGTGCGCAAGATCAGCATGCCCGGCTTTCCGGAATTCGCCATCGGCGCCGTGATCGACGGGGCCGAGCCGCAGGTGCTGCTGAACGAGGCGGTGGACCCCGCCACCCTACCCGCCGGCTATGTCGAGGCCGAGGCGCAACGGATGCTGGCGGAAATCGCCCGCCGCCGGGCGCTTTACCTTCAGGATCATCCGGCGATCCCGCTGGCCGGCAAGCGCGCCATCGTCGTCGATGACGGCATCGCCACGGGGGCCACGCTGCGGGTGGCGCTGGCCGCGCTGGCGCGGCTCGACCTGCTGGAAATCGTGGTCGCGGTCCCGGTTGCCGCGCCGGAGGTGGTGCGGGAACTGCGCGGCAAGGTCGCGGATGTGGTCTGCCTGATCACGCCCGAGCCGTTTCGCGCGGTCGGGCTGCATTACGTGAATTTCGACCAGGTCAGCGATGCCGAGGTGACCGAGGCGCTGCGGCAAAGCCG
This window of the Paracoccus sp. N5 genome carries:
- a CDS encoding erythromycin esterase family protein, whose amino-acid sequence is MQPEAASSQDLAATIRDRATPLPPLDDPGFGRAFDRWADRRIILLGEGSHGTSEFYRARAAITAHLIRNHGVSIVALEADWPDAAAVNRLVRGRPVDRGEPPFQRFPQWMWRNAEFFAFVDWLRGWNLGHPEMQAGLYGLDMYSLYGSIRAVLDYLDQIDPEAAALARERYACLEPWTRAAGPAAADARLRACEEAVIRQCRELLERRMRYEPRDPDAFLDAAQNARLITAAERYYRLMHHGGASSWNLRDRHMFETLCHLMERDGAKAVVWAHNSHIGDARETTMGTKLGELNLGQLCREKWGDAVALLGFGTHGGTVAAASAWDAEMEVKALRPARPGSFEAACHDAGQSSFLLELGDAAPELAGAAPLLQRFIGVIYRPESELMSHYLETRPARQYDGWVWFDETSAVDAAPARGAKDGIPETWPWGL
- a CDS encoding phosphoribosyltransferase family protein, with protein sequence MNIDLVLPNRDAAGRMLADRLESYRDGRNVVLALPRGGVPVGLQIARRLQAPMDLLMVRKISMPGFPEFAIGAVIDGAEPQVLLNEAVDPATLPAGYVEAEAQRMLAEIARRRALYLQDHPAIPLAGKRAIVVDDGIATGATLRVALAALARLDLLEIVVAVPVAAPEVVRELRGKVADVVCLITPEPFRAVGLHYVNFDQVSDAEVTEALRQSREHPSLA